A part of Aegilops tauschii subsp. strangulata cultivar AL8/78 chromosome 2, Aet v6.0, whole genome shotgun sequence genomic DNA contains:
- the LOC109755334 gene encoding uncharacterized protein, whose amino-acid sequence MGVYELVRSEDAAGPALDLEAGRCGPPPTAKASPAAPRQQRLVSLDVFRGITVLLMIIVDDAGSFLPAMNHSPWEGVTIADFVMPFFLFIVGVALALAYKRVPDKLDATRKATLRALKLFCVGLVLQGGFFHGVRSLTFGVDITQIRLMGILQRIAIAYLVTALCQIWLKGDDDVDSGLDLIKRYRYQLLAGLLITITYMVLLYGTYVPDWEYRISGPGSTEKTFTVKCGVRGDSGPGCNAVGMIDRKILGIQHLYGRPVYARSQQCSIDSPQNGPLPPDAPSWCQAPFDPEGLLSSVMAIVTCLIGLQYGHIIVHFQKHRERIMHWLVPSFGMLVLAFAMDFFGMHMNKPLYTVSYTLCTAGTAGLLFAGIYTLVDLYGYRRPTIAMEWMGMHALMIFVLIACNILPIFIHGFYWGEPNNNLLKFIGIRA is encoded by the exons ATGGGCGTCTACGAGCTCGTCCGGAGCGAGGACGCCGCGGGCCCCGCGCTGGATCTGGAGGCCGGCCGCTGCGGCCCCCCGCCGACGGCCAAGGCGTCTCCGGCGGCGCCGCGCCAGCAGCGGCTCGTCTCGCTCGACGTCTTTCGGGGAATCACCGTGCTG CTTATGATCATCGTGGACGACGCTGGATCGTTTCTTCCGGCAATGAACCACTCCCCTTGGGAAGGTGTAACCATAGCTGATTTCGTCATGCCTTTTTTCCTTTTCATCGTTGGGGTTGCTCTAGCTCTGGCGTACAAG AGAGTGCCGGACAAATTGGATGCAACTCGAAAGGCAACACTTCGTGCATTGAAGCTCTTCTGTGTTGGTCTTGTTCTACAAG GTGGATTTTTTCATGGAGTTCGTAGCCTTACTTTTGGGGTTGATATTACACAAATACGTTTGATGGGTATACTGCAG AGAATCGCAATAGCTTATCTTGTTACAGCACTCTGTCAGATTTGGCTCAAGGGAGATGATGATGTAGATTCTGGACTTGATTTGATCAAGAGATACAGATATCAACT ACTCGCAGGCTTGCTCATCACAATCACCTACATGGTTCTCTTGTATGGTACCTACGTTCCTGACTGGGAGTATCGGATATCAGGTCCTGGTTCCACAGAGAAAACATTCACT GTCAAATGCGGTGTACGAGGTGACTCTGGGCCAGGCTGCAACGCGGTTGGCATGATTGACCGCAAAATCCTAGGCATCCAGCATCTCTACGGTCGACCGGTTTATGCGCGATCCCAG CAATGCAGCATTGATTCACCGCAAAATGGGCCACTCCCTCCTGATGCACCCTCATGGTGCCAGGCCCCTTTTGATCCTGAAGGGCTTCTCAG TTCTGTGATGGCCATCGTAACCTGCTTGATCGGTCTCCAATACGGGCACATAATTGTACATTTTCAG AAACACAGGGAAAGAATCATGCACTGGCTTGTCCCTTCCTTCGGCATGCTCGTCCTGGCCTTCGCAATGGACTTCTTCG GAATGCATATGAATAAGCCATTGTACACCGTAAGTTACACTCTGTGCACCGCTGGCACTGCGGGGCTCCTCTTCGCGGGGATCTACACGCTGGTCGACCTCTACGGGTACCGCCGCCCGACTATTGCCATGGAGTGGATGGGGATGCATGCCCTGATGATATTTGTCCTGATCGCGTGCAACATTCTACCCATCTTCATTCATGGCTTCTACTGGGGGGAGCCCAATAACAACCTT TTGAAGTTCATTGGGATTAGGGCATGA